The uncultured Fibrobacter sp. genome window below encodes:
- the rsmI gene encoding 16S rRNA (cytidine(1402)-2'-O)-methyltransferase, which produces MHTLYIVATPIGNMEDITYRAVRTLKEVPLVLAEDTRHTRVLFDNYGINTPMEAYHDFNKEKVTPKYVEFLKNEGDIALVSDAGTPGVADPAFNLVRECVREGIDVRAIPGPCAMITALVSSGMPTDHFCFQYFSPKKSAQRIHLLEKLKDEEATQIFYASPHNIDKFVEEIGQVFGEIKIALMRELTKKFEEHLIGTPSEITAHFKAHPPKGEFVLIFNPQDKSGL; this is translated from the coding sequence ATGCACACTCTTTATATAGTAGCGACCCCCATCGGGAACATGGAAGACATCACCTACCGCGCCGTGCGGACCTTAAAGGAAGTTCCGCTGGTGCTTGCCGAAGACACGCGACACACGCGCGTACTCTTTGACAACTACGGCATTAACACGCCCATGGAAGCCTACCATGACTTCAATAAAGAGAAGGTGACCCCCAAGTACGTGGAATTCCTGAAAAACGAAGGCGACATAGCTCTCGTAAGCGACGCAGGTACCCCCGGCGTTGCAGACCCCGCATTCAATCTAGTACGCGAATGCGTTCGTGAAGGGATCGATGTGCGCGCCATTCCAGGCCCCTGCGCCATGATTACCGCACTGGTTTCTAGCGGCATGCCCACAGACCATTTTTGCTTCCAGTACTTTTCACCCAAAAAGAGTGCGCAGCGCATTCACCTGCTTGAAAAACTGAAAGACGAAGAAGCAACCCAAATATTCTACGCGAGTCCGCATAACATCGACAAGTTCGTCGAAGAAATCGGCCAGGTATTCGGAGAAATCAAGATTGCCCTGATGCGCGAGCTCACCAAGAAGTTCGAAGAGCACTTGATTGGGACCCCTTCCGAAATCACAGCCCATTTCAAGGCCCACCCGCCGAAAGGTGAATTCGTACTGATATTCAATCCCCAAGACAAGAGCGGGCTGTAG